ATTGTGACTTTTTGTCCTGGGATCTATTTATAACTGACTGAAGCACTTTtgcaggtggtgtttttttgcATGCTAATCCTGCAGAGAACAGAGTATGCTGGGTCAGCGAAACCAAGAAACTTGTGCTGGAAAGACAGTATCCACAGGTATTTAGTGTGTATGGAGATTTGGCAAAATGAATGATTAGCTATAATTGACAGAAATAAAGCTAGTATTGTCTATTagatagggttttttttagatagcatttttttctttcctgcagaatGGATACTCTTCCTGGCAAAGTCAGCAAAAGATTCTGCACTGTAAACATGCATTTAATAAAATagttaatttatctttttcatctgtattctgcttttctcttaaaTACATATTTGCATGAGTGAAGTGGTCTACAAggatcatttaaaaaatcaacgCTATTACATAGTGGTTTCTGGCACTTTGgtggtttattttaatgttcAAAATAGGCCAGATTAGTggggaaaatgaaatttcttctgGTGCTTTCTGCAATGTCTGGAGTAGACTAGACTTGAATGACTGAAAAAGGGAACTATGAATCAACAGCAGGCCTGTGGAAGACTGTCATTCCACCAAAGGACTCTTCCCAGCATGGCTATATCAGAGACTGATGCATcattgatgatttttttttctttttctgatttgatACTTGTAGGTAGTACCATGGTAACCATTAATCTTTTAACAGAGACTTTTAAAGTAAATGGATTGCATTGCGTTTGTGCTTAATTGTCTATAACTGTCTACCTTTTGCCCCAGCTGCATGCCTGTTTGAAAGACTGAGTTCAAAATGAGGTTCATGTCATTCAGATACTAAGTCTGATGTTTTTGTTAGGTTTATTCTTAATGAAAATTGTAGAGAATGTATAAAACCTGTtgcctttcagtgaagaacctGTAGACTAAGTTGTAGAAAGAATATTGTCTAAAATGAAGGGCCATCCTCAAAAATGCCATTGCAGAGCCTTCCTTAACTGAAAGGTCCCTTTCCTAGATGCAAGGCTTGGGTTTGTATAGGAATGAAGGTTTTTCCTCAGGTCACAACTGACAACTTGAAATGAGTCCTTTGAAACAGAGACAAGAATAATCTGGAAGGTGGTGTGGACTGCAAGTGGAAGGTCCCTGATAGATGCATTGTAAGTTTCCAAGTGGCCCTCTGGTATAGGGAGTGCCAGAACATATTCAAGCATTTCAGTGTCAGGGTGCTGAATCCATGAATTACTGTAGCAATCACTGTGTGCAAAGGAAATTATTGAAACTTTTTGCCAAgcataaacaggaaaaataattctggtcACTGAAGATTGATGGTAACCGTGGGTGGGGTCAGTAGGACCTTTGGTGTGCAAATTGGCTGATTGCTTTTTCCTGATCAAATAGTTTTCCACCAGTTCTTCCAATTAGCTTTCCCTGTCCACAAGCAAAATCCTAGCAGTCTGAAGGATAGCCAGACTGCATCTACCCCAAATCTATGTTTAGACACTGGCTAAGGAGCTTAACTACAGCAGTTCCATTGGATGTGAGGGAAATATAGAGCTCAGTATCCTTTGCTTACCAGAGGCACTGTAATGAAGATTTCTGCACTAAACTGTCTGATATAAAGTTGACCAAAAATCCCCATGGTTGTACTGAAGGCTGATGCCAAATATGGGGTGACTGGATGATGTATTTACAATAAAATTACATTATCTGGTAAAGAGCATGTGTGTAAAAGTCCCTTCTCAAACAGGTGTGTCAATGCTTAGCACTGTATTAGCTGCATAAGAAGAATGTTGATCTAAACATGTTATTTCAAAGGTGATTTTGTGGTTGATATTCAGGAAGGTCTTGGCTTCTAGGATGGTGCTTTCTTGCATGGAGGAAGTATGTAGCAAgactttatttaaataaaagtgaTTTTACTTCCTAAATTTGCAATAGACAAGTCAATGTATGAGAAGCTtacacttatttttaaaggtagtGTAGTGTACTATTTCTACAAATGCTTCCTCCTAAGCTCCAATACACAGTTCTTTTATGGTGGCTTGGCTGCCATTGTTGCACTTCTGTAGAGCTGGTATGTTCAAAGCAAAGCTTCCATCCTTTCCTTAACTCACATATTTGCTATCATTGGTTGGAGAGCGAGTGCCATGTAACCTGGAGTGTAAAGTAGCACAGGCAGCAGTCTGCTTTCCTGAGAAGTTCATTCAAACCAATGAATGAAGcctcaaaataaaaaggcagaggTGCAAGACAGACATGGAGAATGGAAACTGCTGTGTGTTAAATATTGTGGCAAGATGAAAAACTGCTGATTCAGAAAAAGTCTTTAATATCAGCATATGGCAAGCATGATCTGGAAAATAAGAGCAGACTCTGtctcataaaagaaaaataaacttgttcTGTGATCTACTATATTTAAGATGTACAGTTTGACCTGTAACTAGCATTGAAGTTCAGAGTTTGGTTAATGATTAcattattttacataattttattGTACTTCTCAGAAGCTCTTTTAAAGTGTTTAATAAAGAGCAGAAACAAGAATATAccctgaaagaaacaaaaaatactctGAGTATTATTAGCAGTCTCAGTAGTTGCAAAGCTAAGGTTTTCTGTATATTTAGTGATTGCAGAttgttaaaaatgaaagttCTTAGTCGGAAGTAGTACATGTCCCTGACTTCTGGAGAATAAAAAGGGCTGTggggaaacagaattttaaacttaccatttttctgttttttccaggaTGCACAAACTTGTAGGCCTGAACTTATCCCTGTGTATAGTAATCTTTACTTTGGAGCATAACTTCCAGATGTATGGTATTCCACTCTGCACAGAATACCTAGAAATTCTGGACATCTCTACAGacatgaagcagaaagaagGTTATGCTAGTGCCCAGTAATTTAACTTAATTGGGGGGATCATGAAGGTGCATAATAATATGCTAGGTGTTTGGTGCTCTAGATGGTAATAAAAGGATCAAACTTTTATTCCCTGCATAGTTGCTCTAGCAACCTGATGTAGGTGATAGTTTTGATAAGCATCAGACTTACTGTGTATGAACTGTAGAGTTTGGATGTGATTGCTGAGTGGATCTAAGATGTCCTGAAGGCAGTAGAATTGCTGCACATGTGCATGCCATGAGAATGCACATATATCTGTCCATGAGTTCTGGTCATGAAATAAGATAGCTCTGAAACTTACAGTGCATGTTGCAAAGTTTGTAATGTCTTAAAAAGAATATCCAGGATTAAAATAAACTTACTAGTGATTCCAGTTTGGGTAGTAATTCACAGTTGCCTCTTTAAGTCCATAAACATTTATAAATGGGTTTGTAATACAAGGCTTTAAAATTATAAGGAATTGGGCCTTCCCTATGGAATTACCTTACTGCAATATTTTGAGATCCCAGCATTTTTTGTTACATGTtgtaaaaattacatatttacataACATATTGGAACAGTAAGTGTGGctacaccaggggaggtttagtttggatgtcagaaagcacttcctcatggagagggtgatcaggcattggaatggactgcccagggaagtggtggagctgccacccctggaggtgtttaaggaaaggctgaatgtggcacttagtgccatgatctagctgatgtggtagtgttaggtcataggctggacttgatgatctcagaggtcttttccagcctcaataaaTCTGTGATTGTATTCAAATGGAATTCCTCTCTAAATTCCtctctaaaattaatttttcttacatTGTTGCCCTCCCAAATTATCTTTCTTCTTAGGATCTTTGTAGTTGAATTTTCACTGACTGAAATTGTTGggaaaaatttttcttcagaaaacctGTCCCAGTGTTTGGGAACTGAAAGTTGCAGTGGTTGAATTTTAGAGTGGATAATGAGGCTGTTACGTGACATGGTAGTGGCACAATTAATTATATCATAAAACTGTTTTATAGAGTGTCTGAGAGATCAGCACATATCTCTGCTGCTCAATGTGCTTCGTATCTTATACATTTtacctttttcccttttatttgttttacttatCTTCATATTCTTCTTTGCTAATAATGGTTGTGGCATTTAGCAACAGAAGtagaaacagaaaggaattgTGATACAAACATGATAAATTGCATCTTTCTAGAAGATATTTGAATAACTTATTACAGAAGTCCTGTTGTACATTGAAGGCGTGTAAGCAATGTGTGTGATTATTTAACAATGGTATCTCTTGTCTCACATCTGATTTTATTGCACATTATTTGCATGTTTTATAGCAATAATCTTTAAAGGCTTCATCAGATAAGCTTTGGTCTGTGTCTGATAAACACCACAAATTCTAAGTATTAAAGAAACTCTGACAGACAGCATGCCTCTGGTTGAGAGGGATGATCAGAGCAGCTGATCAGAATAGTTCTGCATCATAGAATTTAAGTCCTGTCCCTGCTTGTTCTTCTAGCTGAATATTGCCAGTATGCTGGTGCAGCTTTTCCAGAGCAGAAGTGTCTTATAATTGCATTTGTTCTGAAATGCCACTTAGTTTCTAACCTGGAATAAAGTATCCATTTAAGTTTAGATTAAgaggggtttttgggttttttacacaTCTATATTCAAGCGTATTGTTCCAGGCCGTATGTTGGTTTTGCCCATGAAGCATCTGCAGTTCTAAACTTAATTTAGTCATCATTTAAAcacctaaatatttttaataactttgtGTGTAATAGTATCCATTTGTATGGAGTTTTATTTTTGatatagtgatttttttaaaggaaatactGTATGTTATatcttttttatattattacAGATAAACACAGATGCTCTTCGGATGTAATACAaggttttcagaagaaaagtcaGTTTAGGACCATTGCTCCAAAAATGGTACCAAAAACGTTAACTTCTGGAGTGGTTTCTTGTCTTCAGTCATCTTTGCCTGAGCAAAATACACCAACTTCAGCTGCAGGTTCTAAACAGCTGGTGGTACCAACTCAAAACTATGCTGTCATGCAGCTGGCTGGTCATGAGGGGACTTTTTCTCTGTTGGCCTTGCCATACGTTGCCCCTGCCCTAACGCAGCCAGTCCAGCACTCAAATGTCTCTCCCTCTGAAAACCTAAAGCTGCCTATTCCTAGGTATCAGTCtgtaagaaataaattattgagtgacaaaaaaccagcacagaTGCCTTTTCTGGCTGCACATAAGATTCCTACCAAAGCATCAATCTCATCACGGGCTGGCCCCATGACTACCTTAACTGAAGACTGTTCTGAAACTCGTCATAGTTCAGATTCAGCTGAGCAGATGATGCTGGCAGGCCGTGACTCAGCTGAAATTACAGTTGCCACATTagtaaataaaagcaattgTGTGGAATCTGCGTCTCCTTTATTGAATAAGACTGAAATAGCTAGTGGTAATGTTTCTGTACCATCTGTAGTTAAAAACTCTTTATCCAAGCCAGCAAGTACAATTAATCCCTTGAAACTAAGTCTGCACTCTACGAAGACAGCATCTGAAACCACAAGAGAGTCATTGCTAATATCTGAGAAACTAAAGGAAAAACCCACAAATTCTGCTAATTCTGTTGCTGTCCTGTCACCAGCAGTTTTTGGCAGTACAATACAGATGACTCCATCAGCACCAAAAGGAAAACTTCCTATTTTGCCTTACTCAAGGATAAAAAATTCAGCATTCTGTAAATCCAAGCACAATACTAGTGTTACGGATGCATCTGGTCCTTCACTAAGATCAGAGAGTGAAAAGATACCAGCCTCGGTGGAAACCTTTCATGTTCCTGCTAAAGCATCTGATAAGCGATCAGCTGTATCATTTTCACAAGTCCCCAAACAAACCACTCAGGAAAATACTTTCTCTCCATCCAGTAAAGCGGAGGTCGACAGTCTTAAAAAATTGAATGGTGCAGCCTCTAAAAGAAGAAGTATGAAAAGGAGAGCCCCAGATGATTTGTTAACTTTCCAGACCAAGCGAAAGAAATGCATCATTAATAAGTttagggaaggaagagaaagggtgAAAGCTGATCCACCTGAAGACaaaaaagcagaggcagtgaAAAAATACCGTAGCATTAGACCAAAGCCAGTGGTAGTTGTGCAGGCTTTTGCACCACTGACTTCTGCAGCAATAGTAGGGACACCATCTCCTGGCCATTTAGaccaggatatttttttaaatagttcacTTCCCAACAAATATTTAGGTTACAAGCATAGTGATGCTACACCAGCTAAATCAGGTGATTTAAGTAGCAATGCGGGTTCAACCATACCTAAGCCATCACATAAATGTCATGTTTGTAACCACATCTTCCAGTTTAAACACCATCTTCAGGACCACATGAACACCCACACGAACAAACGCCCCTACAGCTGCCGGATCTGCCGCAAAGCCTACATCCACTCCGGGAGCCTGAGCACACATATGAAGCTTCATCACAATGAAGGCAAACCCAAAAAACTTGTGTGTTGTGAGTTCTGTGCTAAAGTTTTTGGCCATGCAAAAGTATATTTTGGTCACCTAAGAGAAGTGCACAGGGTTGTTATCAGCATGGAGCCTTCTACTAGCAAGCAACAGCTGCAAGATGCATTAAAGAAGAGAGACACAAAtataaaagaagcagaagaagcaaCAGAGAGGTGAGTAGTTTAACTATAATTAGCAAATGCAAATGAATACGATTTCAGGCTGCCAGTGGAGGTTTGTAAAACTCACCATGATGAAAATTGTTgctttttccttatctttttttcctctgcagtgagACACCTAATGGTTTAAAGCCATTAGACTATCCAGTCTGTTCTAGCTGACTTATTGAATACAAATTTCTATTGATATGTGAATATACAAAGTAATTTTGCATATATTCTAGTATTATCCTGCTAGCAGGATAATTTTGATTGTGACTTCtcacaaataatatttttttgattGTGACTTCTcacaaataatgttttttctgttaatcTGAATGGTCTTCTGTGTTCTACCTATTTTGGGATTTCCCTAGAAGATAAGTGAACCCACTGCAATGAGTGCAAACAATTAATAATTCTGTGttactccttttccttccctggagTGGTGTGAGATGATCTCTCTGGTCTATTTGTCATACTGCTCTTGCAATCCCTTAGCAAAGTAGAAAAGGTAACATTTTCCATATTAAGGGAGACAGAACATTCTTTCATCTCTGCATTATGATTTTGAGGTGAAATTTCTTCACAAAGTATAAATGttggcttttctgtttgttcccACTGTTGTATTTACATTCATTGAAGAACATTTTCATAAGCTCAGGGCTTTCACCTGGTGCCTCATGTGACCCTACTGTTCAGTTTTCCACGTCACCTTGCATAGCTCCATTCTCTGGGGCATCAGTTAGAAATTTTTAAGGTATTTAATGAAGAAACACTAGcacttttccttcagctttacCAGCCTTTGTACAAATAATCATTTAGCTTATCTGTTTTGTTGGGTGTTATGCTTAATGTGTATAAACACacagtatttccttttcatttacaTTGTGAGAAGGCTTCTGTGGAGGCCTTCTTTAGATTGGCTTAAACCAGGACTGTGCTAGCTCTGTGTGTGACTCCTTCCTTCACACTGCAGAGTTTTCCTTAATCAATGAGAGGGGCTGTCCATTTGTAAATTAGgtgtttaaacatttttaaaccaTGTTAcgaaacaggaaaaaaatagaaactttgAAGTTTCCTCCTTGCCATCCTGGAGTGGGAGAAGAGACACATGGTTTTGCCATGAATTTAGATGAGAGTAAACAAGGTAGTTTCTCTTAGTATTATATGTCTCATATATCTCGActaattttcacttttctgtcACAGAAGTATTTGGATTGACCTCACTAAATAAAGAACTTAAATCATTATTAaccttttattaaaatgtttttaagacaTTATTTCATCAAGGCTAATTCTGGAGGCAATTTTTAAACTTAGCAGTGTTGAAAAACCTTTGGTCTCACTTGTCTCCTACTTAgccttcttttatttctctttttttgttgttccaaATAAACAAGATAACGTAGCAGCAGTGCCTGGTTTTAgttgaaagaatattttatgaCTGTCATCTCTTGGAACTCAGAAGGACAGAAATTGCTGTCTCTATTCTGTGTATGGCTAATGCTGAAATAgttcatatttcattttcttttaacaggGGAAATAAGTGCAATTTTGAGGACCTATTCCATAACCCAGAAGTGAAATTACAGATCAAATGCGGTCGATGCCTTTTTATTGCACAGTCTTTTGGTGAAATGAAGTTCCACTTACTGTGCTCTCATGGTGAAGAGATCCAGGGAAGAGTAAAGGAAGGGACTTTTCAAGGAAATAGAGGAACTAAGGGGGAAATGATCAAACATGCAAACCACTTCTGGAAACAGCGCAGCGAGAGAAGACATTTAGCAAAATGCAGTGCCCATGAGGAGGAGCTTTATGCTCTTCCAAAACTGAAAAGACAGATATATTTTCACCATCAAAATAATGTTGATATGTTACGTAAAAGCGAACTGACTCAGCCAGGAAGTAGTGACACAGCCAGGGAGATGCAAAACGTAGGTTTTGGTACACCAagcaaaaaaatagaaatttggTCTAAAGCAGGCTATAACTGCATTTTATGCAAACAgttatttggaagaaaagatgATCTTTGTAACCATTGGCAGAGTCATCATAACTGTGAAGACCCTTCTACTTTATGGACAATTTTTAGTTCGTTATCAAAACAAGGAATTACTGAACTCTCCAATACTGGTGAATGTTGAAGCTCGACTCTACAAGACTATGAAAAACATCAACTACCTTACCAAATTTTTTATGGTTCTTTGCTATGTTGCTCAACTAATTCAACAGATGTATCACTtcagaggtttgtttttttgttgttacaggggtttttttgttttgttttggtttttaagttATGCTAACCCTTATTTTGTtaaatacaaaatgtatttgTCCTGTAGCATCCCAAAGGCTCACATGCAAGCCAATCAGCAGCATGCAAATATGCAGTACTAATTGTTAACATCAAGGAAAAAGATTCTCAAGTTTAATTATACTgtacacacagaaataaatctgtttaTATGAAGTAATCTCAATCTGGAATGAGATGACAAACCAGACATAAAGTGTAGCTTCAGTACCAACTGTGCTTCCAGATTTTAAGGTAAATCCATAGCTCCATGCAGTTCTCTGAATCATTTGAATGTGCATACATGTAGCTAGCCTTCAAGTGCtttgtaataaataatttaagagCTTTTAATTCTTGTATTCTTTATTTCAGTGCCTTTGACTATCTTCATTGCTTACAGGTTTGTTATTGGCAGGTCTCTTAGGTGGTACGTTCTTTCCTGGTACAgcaatttgaatttttaaagcaagaaatatatgtatatatttttttgcctgTAGCTCTTTGGGCTGAAGATGAGTTAATTGGCACCCATGGAAATAAAAGCCTCAGAACTTGACTTTTATGtaaaagaaaacttattttaaaaaatagtaatctGTGGTGATTACAACTTTGACATTCTGCAGTAGACTGCATGTTTCACCCCAAACCTTTGGCATATTCCTTGTACCTCCTGTGACAGCAGCACTACTGCTGCCAGCACATTAGCACTCTAGCACTCATATATTGCTTTTGTACCTCAGCAATTAACCCAGTCTGTGGCTTTAAAGGGAAACTGCTCCTTCACTTCTAAGCCTATGGAACAAGAAATgagttttttttcacttgtgttGCCAGATTGACTGGGCTAGAGGAATTGCATGCATCACTTTAGGCTACCAATATCAGAGGCCAGTAACAACCTTACCAGGCAGCCTGTGATGCTGGAGCAGTGCACACTGTGTCCCTGGCTACAGAGCAAGCAGAGTAAATGACCTTTGCAGCACATCTCCAAGGGGGAGCAGGTCAGTTCAGGCTGTAAGGAGATGGGGTTCTGGAGTTCAGTCTTGATGAAAAGATCATTGAACCATTACATCTAATTTGAAATTGGTTTTCAAACTGCTTTTACTTAAAGCTGTATGTACCTCTGAATTATTTTGGAAGCAGTAATGGAGGTGGCACAAGAAGTCACTGTATCTCACTGTTTGACAGAAGTCTACCCATGTCTTCCTGATCAAGCTCTAACGGATGGGTTGCAAGGATGAAGGAGTCATTCCTCAAATGTCCTGGGTGGCTTCTTACTGTTTTGTAAAAAATTGCGGTGATGAGAGTGTGAGAAGACATCTAAAAATGCTGGGTTTTCTGAGTGGAATTCCACAAGATATTGCATTATTCTGTGtattcattttgtttttaaagagtAAAGACAGTTTTTGTAATAGTTTTGAATGTGATTTCTTGTTGTATGGTGCTTTATCCTGGAGTTGAACTATAAGACTGgagccaagaaaaataaaagacaggaggagaatattcatagaattgCACAGGTGCCTGATAAGGTGGAAGAATCCCcatggatttttaaaacttccttcCTACTACCTATTGctataaatacatatttgtggttgtttctctgctttcataTTTTACTGTTGTAATCTGagctacttttaaaatactaattgTTCTTACTCTTAGGTATGTCACACCCATCTTTTAATGCAtacaatacatttatttttcctttgctttgtagATAAGGGAGAACATGGTACATTTGGAAAGGAATAACTAATTTTAAAGTCAGTGTTTTATATTGAGCTGAGACTATTCAACTTAGTGAAGGTATTTGCGTTtagaagcaattttttcctccttcttagTCTTTTAACTTCTAAAATCAAACAGCTTGgtattttctctgaaacagaaaagtgAGAACAATCTCTCCTTTGCATAGTTCTAATTTATATCAAAAGGAAGTTAGTTCCCAGCATTAGATCATGCGTTCTaagagctgggaaaagaaaaaaacccattaaaacAACATGATCATGTTCGTTATTTAGAGCAGACCCATTCCTTGGTATAGTTTAAAATGAGCTGAAATGAATTCAGCTCTGACTCAGAGTCCCTCTCGTTCAGCCGCATCATGCAACCCATGATGCAGAGTTGGccttcaaaaatgttttcaaaaagtATTTGGTAAAAACGGTAGTGCATCAGAGCCAGTGATGTAGATGAGTTGTTTTGTGTAGCCTTTTCATCGTATTTTTGTGCCTCTCTCCATTTCTGTAGTGCAGTCCAAAGGGGTAAGCAATCTCAGCTTTCAGCAACTTGAAGcctaaaaacatgttttcagtgTCCTcgtaaatgtttaaaattagaAGTCTTTTTTCTGAGCCTGAAAGCATTCTTCAGTTTCAGGTTATTATGATTATGGTAGATTATGAAAGGTTGGGATTTTTGAAAATAGCTTTGCATTAAATACAGATGTGtcctttgtttaaaataattgttttgcatttgtgttCATTTTGGTAACTTTTGGAGGTACTAAGCAAGCCTTATTTACAGCAGCACtaagcagtgtgtgtgtgctgttcAGCAGAAGGGTTGTTATGAATACAGTTTGCTGTTTACCTTGAAGCTGGACAACCTAACATCTGGTTTTGCACATAAATTATAGTTCTAAATTGTTAAAACTTATGTTTCTGGGTTTGTAGCTGAAGTTGTTGTTCCCCTCTGATTTTTCATTGAATCTCTGTTTCAGCTTTACCGTTCAACTTTAAAGCTGTTCTGCGCATGGAAAGTTGTCCTTTCATCATCACTCCATAAATAATCAAATCTGGAGGATTTCCATCACTTCTCTGGCTTGCAGAGTATTgcccttctccagctgcagagctgcagtttcCTATGGCTAACTTGACATAGCTGCTGGCAGTAAATGCTTTACTTCATTTGTTAGAATTTAGATCTCTGCTGTTTAGCTCCATCAGAGTTTCTGTCATACCTTATTAGATACTTCTTTTATCTACTGCTCACTGAGCTCTTTAGAGAAATTGTCCTAAGAAGGATGAACAGGTATTTAGGAGAGGAGATTTCAATCCTAACTTTGTGCAGGTGATGCTGATGTTTGAGACTCACCAGCTTACCTAGGCTCAGACATGTAGTATATTATATTTTTGCAACACCTCCACCTACCTGTGCATCTATTTTAGGAAGAAGTATATACTTCAAATTCAGCTGTCACTTATTATTACCAAACCTTTACAATgtaggttttttattattatgcatAAAGATTAAAATGCTATTAACTGTAGTAGGTTTACTTGTCACATTCCTTGTAGcgcaaaagaaagaagaaaatctctgTGTTGAGTGTGACACATGCAAAAATCTGGTTTCACGAAGAAAATTCTCATGGCTTAAAAGTTGTCCTCATTTCAATGTGTGCTTTGATAGCTGACATGTCACACTGTAggcttttcttcactttttattaAATTGCTATAATTTTTCTTGGTTATGAATACTGCAGAAGACCTGAGCCTGCAAGTTTCAGGAGAAAATGTGTTTAGTTCTTCTGTCTGTACAGGCAGACATGTCAATGAAATCAAAATAGTTTTGGTGGCCTTACATATACCTGTACAATGTGGGGCAATGTGCCATATTTGGACTCTGGTATATGACTTGATGTGACTGATGGTTCTGCAGTTCCAAAGAagaaactgtaatttaaaatatgaaaataacttAGCTCGCAGACTGGGGTGAATTTCTAATACCTTCTTTTTGACAAACCCTCAAGAAATCGTAAAAGATGACAGTACCATACTTCTCTACTTATGCTTTGTTTAATAATTGTGTTGACATAGTAGTACTGGTAGTATTCTAAAATATGATTAGTCTGGTGCTGTGGAATACAAAGGAAGCtcatttttaattgcattttatagACTTTCCCATGTAAGCATTAGGAATTCTGGTATAAATTAAGGTTTCTCACAGACCCAGGAACAGGATTTGTTTTGCAGAAACTTCCAGGTTAATCTAGAATAACAAATTAAATCAGtgagaagaaaattctgttGGAAAGAGATGTGTAAGTAAACTGTCCTTTGTATGTGGATTTCTCTGCACCCCTGCAGATAAATCTCACAGATGACAGGTCTTGTACCAGTAGGTACAAACAATTTGTTCCTATCCAGAGGCATTTAGATTGGCCAAAGTAAGAATTAAAGCATGTCCATGCCTTCTCTTTGACTTGAactttgtgaaatatttgaACCATTGTGCCAGTCCAGATCATCGACTCCAAGGCATGTAGATGCCCAAATACTTTCTAGGTGATTTATAGCATAGTTCagtggaggaaaaggaagaagggatgatGGTGTGCACAATGTATTGAATATAAGGTGAAGTTTTCACTATGACTCTAGCCTTTGGTGGTCTGTATACGTGGAAGCATCCTGCAGCCATAGTCTcaacttttcctttccagtccTTGTGGCTTCATGGTTCCAGAGTCTGCTCCCAGTTGAGGTGTGTCAGTCTGGAGTATCCTTCCCTTCCTTGGGCATGAGCTCTTCCATATGGCATAACTGACTTTATCAGAGTCCTCTTCTGTTGGTGTCTGTAGTTACGTGAGCCACATCCTGGCTGCCAAGACCTAACCTGAAATGTGGcctttcagttttctgagaaaAGTTTCTTCTAGCTTTAGTCC
This DNA window, taken from Calypte anna isolate BGI_N300 chromosome 2, bCalAnn1_v1.p, whole genome shotgun sequence, encodes the following:
- the ZNF438 gene encoding zinc finger protein 438 isoform X1, whose amino-acid sequence is MLGQRNQETCAGKTVSTDKHRCSSDVIQGFQKKSQFRTIAPKMVPKTLTSGVVSCLQSSLPEQNTPTSAAGSKQLVVPTQNYAVMQLAGHEGTFSLLALPYVAPALTQPVQHSNVSPSENLKLPIPRYQSVRNKLLSDKKPAQMPFLAAHKIPTKASISSRAGPMTTLTEDCSETRHSSDSAEQMMLAGRDSAEITVATLVNKSNCVESASPLLNKTEIASGNVSVPSVVKNSLSKPASTINPLKLSLHSTKTASETTRESLLISEKLKEKPTNSANSVAVLSPAVFGSTIQMTPSAPKGKLPILPYSRIKNSAFCKSKHNTSVTDASGPSLRSESEKIPASVETFHVPAKASDKRSAVSFSQVPKQTTQENTFSPSSKAEVDSLKKLNGAASKRRSMKRRAPDDLLTFQTKRKKCIINKFREGRERVKADPPEDKKAEAVKKYRSIRPKPVVVVQAFAPLTSAAIVGTPSPGHLDQDIFLNSSLPNKYLGYKHSDATPAKSGDLSSNAGSTIPKPSHKCHVCNHIFQFKHHLQDHMNTHTNKRPYSCRICRKAYIHSGSLSTHMKLHHNEGKPKKLVCCEFCAKVFGHAKVYFGHLREVHRVVISMEPSTSKQQLQDALKKRDTNIKEAEEATERGNKCNFEDLFHNPEVKLQIKCGRCLFIAQSFGEMKFHLLCSHGEEIQGRVKEGTFQGNRGTKGEMIKHANHFWKQRSERRHLAKCSAHEEELYALPKLKRQIYFHHQNNVDMLRKSELTQPGSSDTAREMQNVGFGTPSKKIEIWSKAGYNCILCKQLFGRKDDLCNHWQSHHNCEDPSTLWTIFSSLSKQGITELSNTGEC
- the ZNF438 gene encoding zinc finger protein 438 isoform X2, producing the protein MQNPLTFSADKHRCSSDVIQGFQKKSQFRTIAPKMVPKTLTSGVVSCLQSSLPEQNTPTSAAGSKQLVVPTQNYAVMQLAGHEGTFSLLALPYVAPALTQPVQHSNVSPSENLKLPIPRYQSVRNKLLSDKKPAQMPFLAAHKIPTKASISSRAGPMTTLTEDCSETRHSSDSAEQMMLAGRDSAEITVATLVNKSNCVESASPLLNKTEIASGNVSVPSVVKNSLSKPASTINPLKLSLHSTKTASETTRESLLISEKLKEKPTNSANSVAVLSPAVFGSTIQMTPSAPKGKLPILPYSRIKNSAFCKSKHNTSVTDASGPSLRSESEKIPASVETFHVPAKASDKRSAVSFSQVPKQTTQENTFSPSSKAEVDSLKKLNGAASKRRSMKRRAPDDLLTFQTKRKKCIINKFREGRERVKADPPEDKKAEAVKKYRSIRPKPVVVVQAFAPLTSAAIVGTPSPGHLDQDIFLNSSLPNKYLGYKHSDATPAKSGDLSSNAGSTIPKPSHKCHVCNHIFQFKHHLQDHMNTHTNKRPYSCRICRKAYIHSGSLSTHMKLHHNEGKPKKLVCCEFCAKVFGHAKVYFGHLREVHRVVISMEPSTSKQQLQDALKKRDTNIKEAEEATERGNKCNFEDLFHNPEVKLQIKCGRCLFIAQSFGEMKFHLLCSHGEEIQGRVKEGTFQGNRGTKGEMIKHANHFWKQRSERRHLAKCSAHEEELYALPKLKRQIYFHHQNNVDMLRKSELTQPGSSDTAREMQNVGFGTPSKKIEIWSKAGYNCILCKQLFGRKDDLCNHWQSHHNCEDPSTLWTIFSSLSKQGITELSNTGEC